GCCCTCATCTCGGCCGGCGTGCCAAGGGCCAGAAGGCGCCCTTCATGGAGCATGGCGAGCCGGTGGCATCGCTCGGCCTCGTCGAGATAGGCCGTCGAGACGAGAATGGTGACGCCCTCCCGGCGAAGCCCCGTGAGAATGCGCCAGAAATCGCGGCGCGAGACAGGGTCGATGCCGTTCGTCGGCTCGTCGAGCAGGAGGACGCGCGGCGTGTGAACCAGCGCGCAGGCCAGGCCCAGTTTCTGCTTCATGCCTCCCGAAAGATGGCCTGCCCGTCGGTCCTTGAACGGCAGAAGCCGGCTGAAGCCCAGCAGCCGATCGTATGCCGCGGGGCGGGCGGATGAGGGAACGCCGTACAGGTCGGCGTAGAAATCGAGGTTTTCGAGAACTGTCAGGTCGGTGTAAAGACCGAACTTTTGGCTCATGTAGCCGATTTCGTGTTTCAACCGATCGCCCTCGTCGACGATATGGCGGCCGTTGACATGGGCCGAACCCAAAGTGGGTGAGACGATGGCGGCCAGCATGCGGAGGCAGGTCGTCTTGCCGGCCCCGTCCGGGCCGACGAGACCGAAAATTTCCCCCGCGTCGACGGTCAGCGTGAGCCGGTCCACCGCCGTGACGGTGCCGAACGATTTGGTCAGGCCATCGAGACGGATCGCGACGGCCGGCGTCGACGGCATCAGCGTGCCTGCAGGGTCACGACGGCCGGCATGCCGGGCTTGAGCTCGCCGGCAGGATTGTCGAGCCGGATCTTCACGCGGTAGACGAGTGTGATCCGCTCCTTGTCGGTCTGGATCGTTTTCGGGGTGAATTCGGTCTGCTGCGAGATGAACGACAGCGTGCCGGGGTACGATCTGTCCGGCCAGGTGTCGATCGTGACCGACGCCGCCTGACCCAGGACGACCCGCCCGAGATCGGTTTCGGGAAGATAGGCGCGCATCCAGAGGCGGTCGAGCGGGGCGACGGTGACGACCGGCGTGCCGGCCGCAAGGAACTCGCCCGGCTCCGCGTGGTGCGCGAGAACCGTGCCCGCGACGGGGGAGACGAGGGTGCCGTTGTCGAGCCGGATGCGGGCGAGGGAAACGGCGTGGCTTGCGATGCGGACGCGCGCCTGGGCCTGTGCGACCAGGTCCGTCCGAGGGCCTCGTCGGAGAAGGGCGAGCCGTTGCGATGCTTCGGCTTCGGCCTGTCGTGCCTGCTCGATCTGCTCGGCGCGGGGGCCTTCCCGGACGAGCCTC
This genomic window from Candidatus Ozemobacteraceae bacterium contains:
- a CDS encoding ABC transporter ATP-binding protein, producing MPSTPAVAIRLDGLTKSFGTVTAVDRLTLTVDAGEIFGLVGPDGAGKTTCLRMLAAIVSPTLGSAHVNGRHIVDEGDRLKHEIGYMSQKFGLYTDLTVLENLDFYADLYGVPSSARPAAYDRLLGFSRLLPFKDRRAGHLSGGMKQKLGLACALVHTPRVLLLDEPTNGIDPVSRRDFWRILTGLRREGVTILVSTAYLDEAERCHRLAMLHEGRLLALGTPAEMRALMPGTLLELVVPSARRAAAVLKPHFPAGRVNAFGDRIHLVTSDPGNDVRAAYDRLFGAGLPVREHREISPTLEDVFVALVTSNGREGSAAHAV
- a CDS encoding HlyD family efflux transporter periplasmic adaptor subunit, translating into MHGTIEADDAELGFKLAGRLAERLVSEGDPVTAGQVLARLDTAELEQEYGMRRGELEAAEAALADLLAGSRPEEIAQAEAAHLRARAVLDELCAGSRAADISVAEAAARRARADREQAERDLARIRTLHAKQTVTNQDLERAETAERTAAERQNEAEARLRLVREGPRAEQIEQARQAEAEASQRLALLRRGPRTDLVAQAQARVRIASHAVSLARIRLDNGTLVSPVAGTVLAHHAEPGEFLAAGTPVVTVAPLDRLWMRAYLPETDLGRVVLGQAASVTIDTWPDRSYPGTLSFISQQTEFTPKTIQTDKERITLVYRVKIRLDNPAGELKPGMPAVVTLQAR